The Mixophyes fleayi isolate aMixFle1 chromosome 1, aMixFle1.hap1, whole genome shotgun sequence genome includes a region encoding these proteins:
- the LOC142151010 gene encoding uncharacterized protein LOC142151010 encodes MGCPAEINVLHIIRYPDFMIQSDTQKRRRNASKKVKEAFQSDTIQGNHAYVIRFPHLSEHKFHATSGELANLQEKVDRRVQEKVISLHRNGVRKINEMMSHINAFVTQELFPGDDPPVALRRRFYPTRKDLANLMFKAKQEGRNSSLDQENVLNQLKEWKEQIPQLNIFCRPNTTSEEMTNKQSFILCYQAEWQQKLLQMYGNQITLLDATYRTTRYALPLFFLCVRTNVCYAIVGAFVIQQETSACIQEALEIFKKWNLNWNPKCFLVDFCLEEINAISQLFKDTQILLCDFHREKAWMEWVTKKQHGVHSCRSVILNMLRSVALATNIEEHNVALNILTNCQIWKNCDALRQWFSNKWMPEIKKWAHVFRSGLLHIAINTNNGLERQNETLKYTYLDGYKNCTLSDMITVLHSSFFPNTYKKYVQLNLRSSESFRKYHEDVPNFLKNRPREFIHHVMRRLSSNLDGTHVSCIDHTSGIFKVNSEYDKEKYYTVNLGAECPECTCEDWIKFLLPCKHMCCIFQFVEGWGWEKINPSYSNNALFILDTDCFSDHTVRGGDEAEYPSEGIMHTMSPLEDLQHFEPRRRTKRTTLIINCVQTLKNITDTVYLLKEETYLENWDIKFNTLLEEIKLDIPKDQGLPLIETPKKRKNIEKFEPLPKRK; translated from the exons ATGGGCTGTCCAGCTGAAATCAATGTATTGCACATTATCAGATACCCAGATTTTATG atcCAAAGTGATACACAAAAAAGAAGACGTAATGCATCAAAGAAAGTAAAAGAAGCCTTTCAAAGTGACACAATACAAGGCAATCATGCCTACGTAATTAGATTTCCACATTTATCTGAACATAAATTCCATGCAACTAGTGGAGAG TTAGCAAACCTACAGGAAAAGGTCGACAGAAGAGTTCAAGAAAAAGTAATCAGTTTGCACAGAAATGGGGTTAGAAAAATAAATGAGATGATGAGTCACATTAACGCGTTTGTAACACAAGAACTTTTCCCGGGTGATGATCCCCCTGTAGCTTTACGGAGACGCTTTTACCCCACAAGAAAAGACCTAGCCAATCTCATGTTTAAAGCGAAACAGGAAGGTCGAAACTCAAGTTTGGATCAGGAAAATGTTTTGAACCAGTTAAAAGAATGGAAAGAACAAATcccacaattaaatattttttgtcgTCCTAATACAACCTCTGAGGAAATGACAAATAAACAAAGTTTTATATTATGTTACCAAGCTGAATGGCAACAAAAattattgcaaatgtatggaaaccaGATCACACTGTTAGATGCTACATACAGAACAACAAGGTATGCGCTTCCACTGTTTTTCCTTTGTGTTCGGACAAATGTATGCTATGCAATAGTTGGAGCATTCGTAATACAACAAGAAACATCAGCATGCATACAGGAGGCCTTGGAAATTTTCAAAAAGTGGAACTTAAACTGGAATCCAAAATGTTTTTTGGTCGACTTTTGCctagaggagataaatgcaatatcTCAGTTATTTAAAG atacACAAATATTACTTTGCGATTTTCATCGTGAGAaagcttggatggaatgggtgaccaaaaaacaacatggagtaCACAGTTGTCgcagtgttatattgaatatgCTGCGTAGTGTAGCACTTGCTACAAACATAGAGGAACACAACGTTGCTCTCAATATACTGACTAATTGCCAGATTTGGAAAAACTGCGATGCACTGCGGCAGTGGTTCTCAAACAAGTGGATGCCTGAAATAAAG AAATGGGCACATGTTTTCAGGTCTGGATTACTACATATTGCAATTAACACAAACAATGGACTTGAGCGCCAAAACGAGACTCTTAAATATACATACCTGGATGGCTACAAGAATTGCACTCTCAGTGACATGATTACAGTGCTTCACAGTAGTTTTTTTCCTAATACTTACAAGAA GTATGTACAGTTAAATTTGAGAAGTTCCGAAAGTTTCCGGAAATACCATGAAGATGTTCCAAATTTTCTGAAAAATCGTCCAAGAGAATTTATTCACCACGTTATGAGGAGATTGTCAAGTAACCTCGATGGAACACATGTTTCCTGTATAGATCACACAAGTGGCATTTTCAAAGTCAACAGTGAATACGATAAAGAAAAGTATTATACAGTAAATCTGGGAGCAGAATGTCCAGAATGTACATGTGAAGATTGGATCAAATTTCTATTACCTTGTAAACACATGTGTTGTATTTTTCAATTTGTAGAGGGATGGGGATGGGAAAAAATTAACCCATCTTACTCAAACAATGCATTATTTATACTAGACACAGATTGTTTTTCTGACCATACTGTAAGAGGGGGAGATGAAGCTGAATACCCCTCTGAAGGTATCATGCACACGATGTCACCACTTGAAGATCTTCAACACTTTGAACCACGAAGGAGGACCAAAAGAACAACACTTATTATTAATTGTGTACAGACACTAAAAAATATTACAGACACAGTTTATCTGTTGAAAGAAGAAACATATCTGGAAAATTGGGATATAAAATTTAATACTTTACTTGAAGAAATTAAACTAGACATCCCAAAAGATCAAGGCTTACCATTGATAGAAacacccaaaaaaagaaaaaatattgaaaaatttgAGCCTTTGCCAAAAAGAAAATAA